GCGGCCTTCTTCGCCCTCGGCGGGACCAACTCGATCGCCTCGGTCGACCTGTCCAGCGCCTACAACGGCGTCGCCAGCTTcgacgtcgccgccgtcggcgtgCTGACCTTTGTGGGCAACTGGGCCGGGAGCGTCTGGTGGGCGCTGGCGACGTACGTCATGCTCTTGCAGAGGAGGgaggcagcagcaggaggaggaagaggaggaggaggggtggTTGGGACGTGGAGGGCCCACGTGGGCGTGCTGACGCTATTCGTGGCGGGCAGCGTGGTCGCCGTCATGGCGGCGTGCACGGCGCTGCGGACGCACCTGTTTGTGTGGACCGTCTTCTCGCCCAAGTACCTGTACTGCGTTGCGTGGAGCCTGGGACAGCATCTGGTGGTGAATGTCTTGGTCGGAGGCGTCTTCTATTGGTTGGGCGTCGTGGAAGGGGGGAAATAGTAACATTAGtagggaaagggggggttgGATAACTGAATGCCACCCATGTATGCCGCCGCTGGGCGAAGAtaaagagggagagagaatgGGAGTGTGTGTgcttttttttggggggggggctcTCTGTAGACGTATcacaaaagaaaaaaaaaaaaaaaatagacTTCATAGGCATCGTGTTCATGTACGTGCATTGAAGTTCATCCCGGTCCCAGACGATAATATATAACCCTGACACAGAAACCCCGAGAGAGATTCCTCCATAACAAAACGCAACAAACCCAGAGCAAGCCCGCCCTCCATGTCTACTGTTCAACATACATCCGGCCATTGAGTTCCCATGCTGTGTCGTTACaactcttcttcttcttcttcctcctcctcttcctcggcctcccctcccctctgcccctcccccccgtCCTCCGACAAGGCCTCGCTGACGAGGCTCTGGTCGTTCGACCGGTGCACCGCCGTGCCCGTGTCGCTGACCatgtcctcgtcctccatctcctcctccttgatCTTCACGTCGGGCTGGACGACCGTCCTGTCCTCGGACGGCGCCAGCCCGACCGAGCTGGCGCGGCTGACGCTCCTGCGGTATTTCCCGCCCggcgcgccggcgccggcggccccCGCCTCggaggcggccgccgcggcgtcgAGGCTGTTGACGATCTTGCCGAGGCTGACGTGGATCTTGTAGAGCGCGTTCCGGCTCGCCGTGTCCGACACCAGCTGGTTGTCGACCGCGTCGCAGATGGCGGCGTACACCTCGCGGGTCTTGTCTTCCGACGAGGCCGGGGAGACGTACAGCTTCCCGAGGAGGGCGGCGATGATCTTCTTTTCCTCTCCTGTTTTTGTGGCAACAGGGCGGTGGTGGTTAGCTATACCTGGCACAGGCGGAGACCGGAAtgaaggaaagaaaggggggagagggaggaaagggggggggggggggagtcGATGATGTGTGTGAAGGAGGAAGGAAATTGACTTACTGGGCGCGTTCCCGCCCAACCTCTGGATGATGTCGTGGGCAAAGTCCAGATGCACGTCGGCATTGACGTGTCTCTTCTCGGCCGCAGCATCCGTCCCGAGACCATCGGCGCCGGCCGACGGGGGCGTATAACACTTGCGGGGATCGGTCCAGTCGGCCAGGCAGGCGGCGATGGTGCTCAGCGAGACCATCTCGTCGTCgatgtcggcgtcgtcgtcgtcgaacCCCTCGCGCACGTTGTAGAGCGTGTGGAGCGCATCCAGGGCGATGCAGCGCATCAGGTCCTGGTTCTCGGCCCGCGAGTAGCAGAAGACGGGCAGGAAGTAGTTGAGCGCCTGCCGGACGCTCTGGTTACCCGAGGAGGCGGGCTCGAAGTAGGCGATGACGAGCGTCTTGAGCAGCTCGGCCGACACGTCGTGGTCGCTCACCACGCGGCCCAGGAGGAGCTTGGAGACGGcgacggtggcggcggcctgcACCTCTGGGTGTTTGGCGCCCGAGCGGAGGGCCTTGACGTACACCTTGAGCAGGGCCGGGTTGGACGAGAGGAGCTGGGCGCCGTGCACGTTGAGGATGTCGGTGAGGATGTGCAGGGCCGTGATCTGGAGCTCGGTGTGGCCCTTGGTGAAGAAGTGCATAAAGAGGGTGAGGTTCTCCTCGGCGAGCGAGCGGTCGAGGAGGGAGCACAGGCCGAGGCAGACGAGGCCGCGCTCGCGCACCGGCGCCTCGTGGCTGCGGACGGCGGGGACGACGAGGTTGTTGAGCATGGCCACGAGGTGGTCGTTCTGCTGCAGGTCGCCCGACACGTTCTGGAGCATGCACTGCACGATGTGGAGGCACTTCATGTTGATCATGATCTCCTTGATGGCCTTCTGggcggcctcctcctcggagAGCTCGGGAGTCTTGCTCTTTCCGCTCCGCGTAGGGGTGGTGTCGCCGCTGACCTCGGACCGGGCCGAGTGGAAGCTCTCGTCGTCGTTCTCGGGCACATCGTCGACGATGGTGTCGTGGACGTCGGCCACGGCCTCGAGGACGATGCTGCAGAACTCCTTCTCGCCGGCAGCGTCGGGCGCGCAGATGTCCCGCAGCGCGGCCACCGTGAGCTTGGTCACCTCCTCGGGCAGCTCCGGGATCGACAGTGTCTGCCGCAGGAGGGAGAACATCTTGCGACGGCCGACCTCGTCCGAGTAGTCGAGGGTGAGGGCGATGTGCAGCAGCTGTTCCACTATGAACTCCTGTTCTGCCgtgtcctcttcctcttcctcgtcctcgaccTCCTGCTCCTCGGCCCGCTTGATGGCGTCGATCAGGACCTTGATGTAGCGCTCGAGGTAGAAGGCCACCTTGGTGACCTCGGGCAGCTTCTCCTCGACGAGCGACTCGAACTTGCCGTTGCCCTCGTTGCGGCAGAAGTCGTTGAACGTCCGGACGACGAAGACGGACTCGGCGCTGAGCGTCTCGAAGAAGTTGTCGTCGAAGATCATGGCCTCCCTGTAATCCGGGCGGCCCTCCCAGAACCCCCTCATGGCCTCCAGGGCCACGCCGTTCTCGCCGCCCGAGTTGACCACGTCGATGCGCTCCAGCAGCTCGAGCAGGGCGTCCAGGTTGGGCGGCGACGCCTCGGCCGGCTGCCCGGTCTCGGCGGGCGGCTGCGTGCCCGCGCAGTCCTCGATCCAGCGCTCGCGGAagaggcgggcggcggccttgCGCACGTTCTCGTCCCTGTCGCGCAGGCCCCAGCGCAGCAGCTTCTCCCGCATCGAGAGGGAGAGGTGACGGAAGTCGCCCAGGGCGGGCAGCAGCCGCGAGTAGACGGCCCGGCGGGTGGCCGCGTCCTGGTCCCGCGCCCTCTCGAGGAGGTAGGGCAGGGTGCTCGGCAGGATCGGCAGGTTGACCAGGAGCGACCTCCTCACGTCGGCGCTGGGGTCGTTCTGCAGCACCTCGAGCAGCCGCTCCAGCAGGCCGCTcgagccgtcgtcgtcgctgtcGTCCGAATCCGGCTCCGCGTCGCCCTGGTTCCCCGCGAGCCGGCCGAGGCCCAGCACGGCCTGGGCGCGCACCATCGCCTCCTTGTCCCGGATGCGCTTCAGCAGGCCGGCGCGCAGCTTCTGGAACAGATCGTCGTCGATGGCGTCGAGCGAGTTGACGACGTGCGAGATCAGCTGCGTCGAGCGGTAGCGCACAAATTTGTCCTTGGCAGTCATCAGCGGCAGGATCGTCTCGACCAGATGGGCGGTCAGGCGCGTGCCGGGGGTCTCGGGCATGGTGCTGGCATCCGGGTCGAGCTCGCCGACGGCTGCGTTGTCCTTGTCGACGGCGTGGCGGAGGAACAGGCCGATGAAGCGGATCGTCTTCTCGCCGACGCTCTCGCTCTTCTTGATGGGCATGACGCGCAACACGCAGCGCACAAACTCGGCGTTGAAGTCATCTTCGTCAAAGTCGGCGGCCGTGGCGGCAGCCGTCGAGGCCGACTTCTTGACGCTCGTCGGCTCGTAGCAGCACGCCTCCTGGATCTTGCGCAGGGTCACGACGAGCTTACGGTGCGTTGCTGTCGTCCGCTGCGCCTCGCGGAACACGCTCGCAATCTGGGTGCGCAGCGCATTGTCGGGCCCCTCGTCCGGCACGTCCGTGTTCACGGTGGATGAGGCGCGCGATGCTGTCGATGCGCGCGTCGATGATCGGGTCGACCTCGTCGACGCTCTCGGGGGCATAATTGCGGGGTTGTGTTGTGTAGTTATTGTCTTTTCTTCGCTGCGTTTAGTGCGCCCGCGTATTGAGCCGCATTTGCGGTGCTGGATATCGAAGTGTCGAAATAATCGGCGAGACTCGACCCTGTTTTTGATTCTGTTTTTGGGAGTCGGCTTCGGTTTGCCTTGGCAATTGGGGGAGTTGCAGTTGTTGTTTGTTTACTGGGGGGCTTCCTAGTCTGGTTAGGTACACTAGTGGCTCGAAGTCGGAGGGGTTCACTCGCCCCACAACTTAGTTGATGAGATAAGCCTTATCGTCAAGTTTGGTTACTGTTCCtgggattttttttttttttttttcctcttgaGCCTGAGGCCAGTGGGAGCTCAGGCCAAGCCAATCAACTCCCTACTGTGTAGTGCATTACAAAAATCCGTACATAACAACTCCCTGCAGATTGATTTGGACCGCAAGGAAATTCGACTTCAATTGAACCCAGGCTTTTTGACCATGGGAAATTCTGACAAAAAGCGCCAACGCGAGGCCGAAGAAGCGCCCGCGGGGCCCGGAGAGTCCGCCGCGCAGACCCCCGATCCGCCGTCCAAGAAAGCGCGGCTCGATTCGCATCGGCAACTCTTCGTACGATCACTGCCGCCAGACGCCACCAGCGAGTCCCTGGTCGAGTTCTTCTCGCAGCACTACCCCGTTAAGCACGCCACCGTCGTGCTCGACCCAAAGACCAAGACCTCACGCGGCTATGGTTTCGTCTCGTTCGCCGACCCCGAAGATGCGGCCGAAGCCAAGGAGAAGCTCAAGAACGAGCTTTTCCACGGCCGCCGGCTGCAGCTCGACATTGCTCTGCCACGCCTCCGTGACGCTTCCAAGGTGGACCCCGAGGTTGTGTCCAAGACTATCGAGGAAAAGCGCAAGCGCGAGGCCGAGCTGGAACTGGCCCGGAAGCCCCCGAAGCTCATCATTCGCAACCTTCCCTGGAGCATCAAGAAGCCGGAGCAGCTGGCGAAACTGTTTCAGAGTTTCGGCAAAGTCAAATTTGTCGACTTGCCCAACGATAAGGGCAAGCTGGCCGGGTTCGGTTTCGTCACGCTCCGCGGGCGGAAAAATGCCGAGAGGGCAATGGAGGCTATCAACGGCAAGGTGGTCGACGGGCGCACATTGGCGGTCGATTGGGCGGTGGACAAGCAGACATGGGAAAAGCTGAAGGACGCCGCGGACCAAGACGAGGCCAAGGCTAAGAGCCCCAAGGAGAAGAAGTCGGAAAAGGCGAAAAGCGACAAGAaagaggaggatgaggacgACGACCCCAACATGACCCAGGAAGACCGAGATCTGGTGAACTTCTTCAAGAACTACGGTGACAAtctcgaggacgaggaggaggaggatgaccAGGAAAGTGAGGAGGATGACGAGGAAAAGAGCCACGGAGAGGAGGATCAGGACGGGGATAGCGAAagcggcgaggaggaggaggaagaccaAGAAGAGGATGAGGACAGCGAGTCGGACGTCGAGGAGTCGGATGActcggacgacgaggaggacaagAAGAAGCCCAAGAAGCCGCTGACGGACAACT
This DNA window, taken from Thermothelomyces thermophilus ATCC 42464 chromosome 3, complete sequence, encodes the following:
- a CDS encoding condensin subunit Cnd3-like protein (Contains conserved domain: COG5218, YCG1, Chromosome condensation complex Condensin, subunit G); protein product: MPPRASTRSTRSSTRASTASRASSTVNTDVPDEGPDNALRTQIASVFREAQRTTATHRKLVVTLRKIQEACCYEPTSVKKSASTAAATAADFDEDDFNAEFVRCVLRVMPIKKSESVGEKTIRFIGLFLRHAVDKDNAAVGELDPDASTMPETPGTRLTAHLVETILPLMTAKDKFVRYRSTQLISHVVNSLDAIDDDLFQKLRAGLLKRIRDKEAMVRAQAVLGLGRLAGNQGDAEPDSDDSDDDGSSGLLERLLEVLQNDPSADVRRSLLVNLPILPSTLPYLLERARDQDAATRRAVYSRLLPALGDFRHLSLSMREKLLRWGLRDRDENVRKAAARLFRERWIEDCAGTQPPAETGQPAEASPPNLDALLELLERIDVVNSGGENGVALEAMRGFWEGRPDYREAMIFDDNFFETLSAESVFVVRTFNDFCRNEGNGKFESLVEEKLPEVTKVAFYLERYIKVLIDAIKRAEEQEVEDEEEEEDTAEQEFIVEQLLHIALTLDYSDEVGRRKMFSLLRQTLSIPELPEEVTKLTVAALRDICAPDAAGEKEFCSIVLEAVADVHDTIVDDVPENDDESFHSARSEVSGDTTPTRSGKSKTPELSEEEAAQKAIKEIMINMKCLHIVQCMLQNVSGDLQQNDHLVAMLNNLVVPAVRSHEAPVRERGLVCLGLCSLLDRSLAEENLTLFMHFFTKGHTELQITALHILTDILNVHGAQLLSSNPALLKVYVKALRSGAKHPEVQAAATVAVSKLLLGRVVSDHDVSAELLKTLVIAYFEPASSGNQSVRQALNYFLPVFCYSRAENQDLMRCIALDALHTLYNVREGFDDDDADIDDEMVSLSTIAACLADWTDPRKCYTPPSAGADGLGTDAAAEKRHVNADVHLDFAHDIIQRLGGNAPREEKKIIAALLGKLYVSPASSEDKTREVYAAICDAVDNQLVSDTASRNALYKIHVSLGKIVNSLDAAAAASEAGAAGAGAPGGKYRRSVSRASSVGLAPSEDRTVVQPDVKIKEEEMEDEDMVSDTGTAVHRSNDQSLVSEALSEDGGEG